Proteins from a single region of Juglans microcarpa x Juglans regia isolate MS1-56 chromosome 5S, Jm3101_v1.0, whole genome shotgun sequence:
- the LOC121268301 gene encoding NADH-ubiquinone oxidoreductase 20.9 kDa subunit gives MNTDITASTKPEYPVLDRNPPFTKVVGNFNFLDYLRFTTITGVSVTVGYLSGIKPGIRGPSMVTGGLIGLMGGFMYAYQNSAGRIMGFFPNDDEVARYKK, from the exons ATGAACACAGACATCACAGCGTCGACGAAGCCAGAGTACCCGGTCTTAGATCGGAACCCTCCCTTCACCAAAGTAGTCGGAAACTTCAACTTCCTCGACTACCTCCGCTTCACAACCATCACTGGCGTCTCCGTCACCGTCGGCTACCTCtccg GAATTAAGCCGGGGATTAGGGGACCGTCGATGGTGACCGGAGGTCTGATTGGGCTGATGGGAGGGTTCATGTACGCGTACCAGAATTCGGCGGGTCGAATCATGGGATTCTTCCCCAATGACGACGAGGTAGCTCGTTACaagaaatga